One genomic region from Xyrauchen texanus isolate HMW12.3.18 chromosome 16, RBS_HiC_50CHRs, whole genome shotgun sequence encodes:
- the LOC127657278 gene encoding mRNA decay activator protein ZFP36L1-like yields the protein MLDWKMTTAVVSPFFDFSEVINNKNIMLNYNNNILSTPHPVSVPCTGVNLTISTPTGSLLDRKAVGTPSTGGVYQRRHSVTSASTKLNQNQFLNIAKADPSLLNSGTGSSNKENWLRDRSFSETGDRLLQKCSGPGGPNSQVNSSRYKTELCRPFEENGVCKYGDKCQFAHGIHELRSLSRHPKYKTELCRTFHTIGFCPYGPRCHFIHNAEERRGPPPTPSPLSASNKMDRPRLQHSYSFAGFPSSGGLRDSPTSITPPPMFPPDELPEWPSSNPFTYSSQELANLFSPSLGSAPLSLSCTDPSTQAPSSPTSTPYYFRAMSESPQLFESPSSQPDSLSDQEGYQSSCGGSLSGSESPILDTTRRLPIFSRLSISDD from the exons ATGCTCGATTGGAAGATGACCACGGCCGTGGTGTCGCCTTTCTTCGACTTTAGCGAAGTGATCAACAACAAG AATATAATGCTGAACTACAATAACAACATCCTCAGTACTCCGCACCCTGTCTCTGTCCCTTGCACTGGGGTCAATCTGACCATCTCCACCCCCACCGGGAGCCTGCTGGACAGGAAGGCTGTGGGAACACCCTCCACTGGTGGGGTTTACCAGCGCCGGCACTCTGTCACTTCGGCTAGTACCAAACTCAACCAAAACCAGTTCTTAAACATTGCAAAGGCAGATCCATCCCTGCTCAACTCTGGGACCGGCAGCAGCAACAAAGAGAACTGGCTTCGAGACCGTTCTTTCTCAGAAACGGGGGATCGCCTGCTACAGAAGTGTTCAGGCCCTGGAGGCCCCAACAGTCAGGTCAACTCCAGCCGCTACAAGACAGAGTTATGCAGACCTTTTGAGGAGAATGGTGTCTGCAAGTACGGTGATAAGTGCCAGTTTGCCCATGGCATTCATGAGTTGCGAAGCCTAAGCCGCCATCCCAAGTACAAGACAGAGCTCTGCCGCACATTCCACACCATCGGCTTCTGCCCCTATGGCCCACGTTGCCACTTCATCCACAATGCGGAAGAGCGCCGTGGACCTCCACCTACTCCGTCCCCTCTTTCAGCCTCCAATAAGATGGACCGGCCACGTCTCCAGCACAGCTACAGTTTTGCAGGGTTCCCCAGCTCAGGAGGCCTGCGGGACAGCCCCACCTCCATCACCCCTCCACCTATGTTTCCCCCCGACGAGCTACCAGAGTGGCCTAGCAGCAACCCCTTCACGTATTCCAGCCAGGAGCTGGCCAACCTTTTCAGTCCCAGCCTGGGCAGCGCACCTTTGTCTTTGTCTTGCACCGACCCCTCCACCCAGGCACCATCCTCTCCAACCTCAACCCCTTACTACTTCAGGGCTATGTCAGAGTCTCCCCAGCTCTTTGAGTCTCCATCCAGCCAGCCTGACTCTTTGTCTGACCAGGAGGGCTACCAGAGCAGCTGTGGTGGAAGTCTGAGCGGCTCCGAATCGCCCATCCTCGATACCACCCGGAGGTTGCCCATCTTCAGCAGGCTTTCCATCTCTGATGACTAA